Within Sorangiineae bacterium MSr11367, the genomic segment GCGGGCGAGCGCGGCGCTCGCGGGGGTTGCGGCGGCGTTTCGACCGGAGATGGCGCCGTGGGCGCTGGTGATGGGGGTGGGGGCGGGGTGGACGAACGCGGTGGTGGCGTTCGTGCCGTTTCTGGTTTGCGCACTGGTGCGGCTCGCGGTGTTCGGTCGCGCGGCGCCGCTGGCGGTGCTGGCCAAACCGAGCGATCTCGCGCACGGTGCGGTGTACGCGGCGGCGGCGCTCCTCGTGGCCGCGACACCGATGGTGGCGATGGCACCGTGGGGCATTTTGCGCGGTGCGCGCGGGCTGAAGGTGACGGCGCTGGCCGCGCTGGCCCACGTCGCCGCCATCGTGGCGGTGGGGGGCGATTGGATGCCGTACGCGCGCCTCCTCGCGCCCATCGCGCCGTCGCTCGCCTGGGTGGGCGTGCTCGCGTTTCCCCAGGTGCATCGCGGTGCGTCCGCGGTCCGAGCCGGGCTCGCACTGCTGGTGGGCGCGGCGAACTTCGCGAACGCGGGGCCAGCGGGCCGTGGCGTCGGCGACGATCGCCGCGCGCTCATCGAGCTCGCACGGCCCCGGCTCGAGGCGCTCGGGTCGGTTGCGGCGGTGGACATCGGCTGGGTGTCCGCGGCGACGGAGGCGCCGGTGATCGACCTTGCCGGGGTCACGGATCCCGACGTGGCCGTGCTTCCGGGCGGCCACACCTCGAAGCGAATCGACGCCGCGCTGCTTTTGTCGAAGAACCCGGAGGCGCTTCTCTTTCATGTTCGAGGACCGATGCCGGCGAATTGGCAAGACGCGCGCTACGCGTACGCGGTCGAGGCGCGCCTTGCGCACTCGGAGCTCATCGCGGCCCACTACGCGCCGCGCGCGTTTCTCGCCTTGGGCCGCACCGGCACGGGCTACCTGCTCCTCGTGCGGAAATGAGCCTGGTCCCTATCCTGACATCATGCTGTCATCGGCCCTGACTATCTTCGTTTCCCACGAAAGGCAGGTCACGATGTCGCTCGACTTCTACTATGCACCGTTCAGCAGTGCCTCCCGCGTCCACTGGGCCCTCGAGGAGCTCGGCATTCCGTACAACAAGATCAAGATGGACCTCAAGGCGGGCGAGACGAGGTCGCCCGCCTACGTGGCGATGAACCCCAACGCCAAGGTGCCGCTCTTGGTCATCGACGGCAAACCGCTGTTCGAGTCGCTGGCCATTCTTCTCTATTTGGGCGAGCACTTCGGTCCCGAGAAAAACCTCTGGCCCGCCGCAAACGATCCGGCGCGTTTCGAAGCTCTCTCCTGGACCACGTGGGGCACCACCGAGCTCGGGATGGCCATCGCCATGCTCTTCAATTTCCAGGAAGTGCCCCCGGCCAAGGAACTCGCCATTGCGCGCTCCAACGCCTGTTGCGCGATCCTCGAGCGTCACCTCGAAGGTCGGCCGTACGTCATGGGCAACGACTTCACCCTCGTCGACGTGGCCGTCTCTGCCGTCCTCGCCTGGTCCCGCTTCTTCAACTACGACCTAACGCCTTTCCCGCGCGTCTCCGCTTGGGTCGACCGCTGTTCGAGCCGTCCGGCCCTCAAGGCGACGCAAGTCGGCTAGACAAGTGCGTGTCGAACCAGCGCACCATTCGTTCCAGAATGTCGATCTGGTTCTTCACCTTTCGCGGACCATGCGGCTCGCCGGGGTAGATGACCAATTCGGTCTCGACGCCGAGCCGCTTCAGCGCCCGGTAGAGCGCCTTGGACTGTCCGACGGGGTTGTTGCGGTCGGCGTCGCCATGAAGAATGAGGGTAGGGGTCTTGGCGTTTCGAATGAAGGCAAAGGGCGAATTCCGTAGGAACGTCTCGGGTTGCTCCCACGGTGTTCCAAAGTGCCATTCGTCGGTGGTGGGATCGGTTTGCGTCCCAAACTCCGCGAATTGATCGAACACGCCGGCCCCGGACACGGCAGCCTTGAATCGCGGGGTGTGACCGATGGCCCACTGGGCCATCTCGGCGCCGTAGGACCAACCGGCGATGCCCAGTCGTTCCGGATCCACCTCGCCACGTGCGAGAACGGTGTCGAGCGCGGCGAGGAGGTCTTTGAAATCGCCGCCACCCCAATCGCCGCGGTTGGCCTTCATGAAGTCCTCACCATACCCCGTCGAACCGCGCGGGTTGACCATGAGCACCTGGTATCCGCGCGCCGCGAGCAATTGCGCCCACGCGCCGAACCAGTAATACATCGCGGAAAAGTTCGAATTCGGACCCCCGTGGACGAGCAGCACGAGAGGTGATTTTTCGGCGGATTTCGGCGCCGATGGCGGGGGTTTCATGAGCGCTGCCTCGACGGAGCGTCCGTCGAAGCTTTGGAAGCGAAAGACCTCCGCGGAGGACAATGGCGTATCGTCCCATCCTTCTTGAAGGTGCCCGAGCTGGCGAATCGGTCCTGCCGTCGGTTTGACGTAAACCTCCGCCTGCCGATCGAAGTCGACCCCTGCGAAGGCGATCGTGCCATCGCGTGCGACGTCGAACACGGCGGCGGAGTGAGGAAGTTCGATGGGCGTGGACGCACCGCGAAGGTCGATTCGGTGCAACGTGTTGCGAAATCCATTGGCGACCCGTGCGACGACGACGGCATCGTTCTGCCAGCGCGCATTGCGCACGGCGCGATCGATTTTGGCCGTGGCATTGCGCGCTTCTTCGTGGCCACTTGCACTCTGCACGAACAGGTCGTGCCCAATGGGACCCCGGTCGCGCGTTCGCACCGTCGCGAAGCGCGTCCCACTCGGAGACGAGAGAAGGTCCGAGAACGGTGGTGCCGGGCGCGTGAGCAGCCGTGTCGTTCCGTCGGCCATCGCGATGTCATAAATGGCCGTATTCCACGTCTCGCTCTTCGGTTGTTCGCTGGCAATCGCGAGAAGGTGGCCAGGGCCAGCAACGTCGAATTCGTCGATGCGAAGGGAATCTCGCGTGATCGGCCGCGTCGTCTTCGACGCGAGATCGACCGTCCAAAGGCGCGGGACGTCCTGCGGCCGATCGGCCACCTGCGGAGCGTCGGGTTTCCGGTTCGCATCGGGCTCGTACGCGATGAACGCCATCGACTTGCCGTCGGGCGCCCAGCGAAAGTCGCTCACGCCGCCCTCGTGCGAGGTGATCTCGCGCGCTTCGCCGCCATCCGCCGGCATGACATGGACTTGCATCTCGCCGCCGCGACTCGACAAGAACGCGAGCGATCGCCCGTCCGGCGCCCATCGCGGTGCGCGCTCCGATTTCGGAGAATCGGTGAAGGGATGAATGTCACCACTCCGGACGTCCGCCATCCAGATATGCGTTTCCACCGCCGCCCCTTTGGCTTCGGAAACGACGCACGCCAACCGAGAGCCATTGGGTGAAAAACGCAACTCCAGAACACGACGAAACCGCACCGCGCGCTCGGGTGTGAGGGCGCTGCTGCGAGGCTCCGCGCGCGAGGGGGTCGTCGTTCGAGAGGACGAAATCGACGGAATCGCCGGCTCCGAGCTACGTCGGACCTCTGCCGGAGCGTGCGCCGCACAACCGAAGAGCAAGAAGACGCCTACCGCGCCAAGTCCAAGATGCTTTCCCATGCAGCGGACTATAGAGGCGGCTTCGCCCCGGCGATGACGATCCACGCGAAATCGAAGTTCGGGCGCCCCGGGTCCTCGACCTGATCTCCCTGCGCATACGTGACGTACCCGCCGGCGAAAGCCTCCCATGCGCGGAAGTCGAACTGGGAGTCCTGAGGGTCAAGGCGCGTGCCCGCGAGTTCGGGCACGCGCGATGCTCGGCCCAGCGGCCTACAACGTTGCGATTGCAAACGGGTATTGAGCATTGGACGACGGATCGGCCTGAACGACGACGGCAGCATGCGCGCCATCTGCGCGGAAGAAGAAGAAGCGCCCCTTCGTCGGTACCGTCTTCGTTCCTGCGCGATAGCCTGGCAGCCGCTTGTTATCCACCTGCGCGAGGTATTGCGATTCGTAGTAGCGAATCTCGTAGCTTTTTGGAGCGTTATAGGTCGATGGCGGGAGCTCGATGACGGCCGCGACACGGTCGGCCGTATCGTCGAGCGATACGACAGTCACCTTGCCGATCGAACCGGCATACTGCATGTCCA encodes:
- a CDS encoding glutathione S-transferase family protein — its product is MSLDFYYAPFSSASRVHWALEELGIPYNKIKMDLKAGETRSPAYVAMNPNAKVPLLVIDGKPLFESLAILLYLGEHFGPEKNLWPAANDPARFEALSWTTWGTTELGMAIAMLFNFQEVPPAKELAIARSNACCAILERHLEGRPYVMGNDFTLVDVAVSAVLAWSRFFNYDLTPFPRVSAWVDRCSSRPALKATQVG
- a CDS encoding S9 family peptidase; this encodes MGKHLGLGAVGVFLLFGCAAHAPAEVRRSSEPAIPSISSSRTTTPSRAEPRSSALTPERAVRFRRVLELRFSPNGSRLACVVSEAKGAAVETHIWMADVRSGDIHPFTDSPKSERAPRWAPDGRSLAFLSSRGGEMQVHVMPADGGEAREITSHEGGVSDFRWAPDGKSMAFIAYEPDANRKPDAPQVADRPQDVPRLWTVDLASKTTRPITRDSLRIDEFDVAGPGHLLAIASEQPKSETWNTAIYDIAMADGTTRLLTRPAPPFSDLLSSPSGTRFATVRTRDRGPIGHDLFVQSASGHEEARNATAKIDRAVRNARWQNDAVVVARVANGFRNTLHRIDLRGASTPIELPHSAAVFDVARDGTIAFAGVDFDRQAEVYVKPTAGPIRQLGHLQEGWDDTPLSSAEVFRFQSFDGRSVEAALMKPPPSAPKSAEKSPLVLLVHGGPNSNFSAMYYWFGAWAQLLAARGYQVLMVNPRGSTGYGEDFMKANRGDWGGGDFKDLLAALDTVLARGEVDPERLGIAGWSYGAEMAQWAIGHTPRFKAAVSGAGVFDQFAEFGTQTDPTTDEWHFGTPWEQPETFLRNSPFAFIRNAKTPTLILHGDADRNNPVGQSKALYRALKRLGVETELVIYPGEPHGPRKVKNQIDILERMVRWFDTHLSSRLASP